Below is a genomic region from Trichocoleus sp..
GCACTTTCGTTGATTCCCTGGCTCAACGGTTTAGTCAATCGCTTCGCAACCCTTGGCGGCGGTTGTCGCTGCTGGTCATTAGTCTCTTGGGCGGCAACTTTCTTGCTACTACCATTTCAACCGTTGCAGGACAGAAGGCAGAACTGGATGTTTTGGCTGCCTTGTTGCTGGTTGGATTTACAGAGTTAATTAGCTGGATTGTGTATCGGCGGGATCGGGTTCCTGTTCCGACGACAAATCGTCCGGCAACGCGATCGTTATTTCTGGAAACAACGAATGGCTTAAAACTAGGGCTGATTTACGGTTTATTTGTGGAAGCGTTCAAGCTGGGTAGTTAAGGAAGAAAATCTGAGGGGAGAATGAAGGTTGCCCAAATTTTGACGGATTGGGTCAATGGCAAGGAGCTATCGTCCGCAGCAAAAGCTCAGCTTGCCAGCCAGCGATTGTTCGATCAGCATCACGCCAGAGCGTGGCGCACCACGCCAGAGACAGTTCATCAAACCATTGAGCAGCAGTTAGTTCTATTGCGATCGATCTATCCTGCTCTTGCTCAGTTCTGCATTAATCGTTTGGGGTGGCAGGATTGCCCTTTGAACTTACTGTGGGAGTTGTGGCTGCCGCTGGCTGAGCAGATCGCAGACTGGCATCAACCGCTGCAAAAACCTTTAATTCAAGGAATCCTGGGGGGTCAGGGAACCGGAAAGACAACACTTGCGGCAGTTCTGACTCAAATTCTCGGTTTCTTAGGTTTACGGGTCTGTCGGCTCTCACTGGATGACCTCTACAAAACCTATGCCGATCGCCTCAGTCTTCAACAATTTGATTCTCGCTATCGCTGGCGCGGACCACCCGGAACGCATGATGTTGAATTAGGTTTATCTGTGCTTCAACAGTTGCACAATGCCGCTCCCACTGTCCTGATTCCCCGCTTTGATAAGTCTGCTTATGGGGGCGCAGGCGATCGAACAGTCTCAGAAACCATCACTCAGGTAGACATTGTTTTATTTGAGGGCTGGTTTGTCGGCGTTCGACCCATCGATCCAGCCACGTTTGACCATGCTCCACCCCCTATCCTGACGGCAAACGATCGTCAATTTGCCCGAGATATGAACGCCAAACTTCAGGACTATGTGCCCTTGTGGGAGCAGCTCGATCGCCTGATTGTGCTTTATCCAACGAATTATCGACTCAGCCAGACCTGGCGCAAAGAGGCAGAACAGCAAATGAAATTAACAGGGCGATCGGGCATGAATGATCAGGAGGTGGATGAGTTTGTGAACTATTTCTGGCAAGCATTACACCCAGATCTGTTCATCACACCCATGCTAAAAGACAAGCAGGTTGACCTTGTAATTGAACTTGATGTTCATCACCTCCCAATCCAAATTTATCGCCCTGATGCAGTTGAAACAGATCAATCTAACTGACAACAGGCTCAATCAGAATGAATTGAAATTTCTGCTTCAGCCACTTCTCCCAAACGCTTTTTCCGCCTTTCTAGATGTTTTTCATACCAGTTCATTAAAGGCGTTGAACTAATTCCGTGAATCACAACTGAGAGCACGATCGTCGTGAAGGTAATCCAGGCAATTTGTTCCCCTATACCGTCTTGCAACCCTTCACCTAAAGCATAAGTGAGATAGTAGAGGGAGCCAACACCGCGAATTCCAAACCAGCCAAACAACCAGGGACGTATCGGGTTTTGATGTTCTCCGAGGGTGCTGATCCAAGCTCCGATCGGACGGATAACAAAAAACAGCATCCCGGCAACTAGCAGCGATTGCGGTAAAAAGCGCATGATCGGCTCAAACCGCAGCAGTGAGCCAAGCAGCAGAATGGTTCCGACTTCTAACAGTTTTTCGATCGATTCAGTAAATTCGATTTGAGAGGAACGCTTCTCAGGATTATGATAGTGTCGCTGTGCAACAACCCCCGCAACAAATACTGCCAAAAATCCATAGCCGTGAATGAGTTCAGTTAAGGAGTAGGTTAAAAGAATCATACTGAGGGCAACAAAATCCTCCATTAACGCATCAGCAGGACGGATTTGTTGCAGTCGTTTGTCAATCCAGACAACAATTCGAGCAATGGCAATTCCCATGGCAAGTCCAGCAGCTGTTGCCCAAATTAGATCAACTAAAACCCACTGTGTAAACCAATTCTGCCAATTTTCGTCTTTCAACCAATGCAGTCCGAAGTAAACAAACGGAAAGGCAAACGCATCATTCAATCCACCTTCAGAAGTCAAACCAAAGCGCAGCTCATCTTGGTCATCTGGATTAAACAATTGCACCTCTGAGGCTAAAACTGGATCAGTTGGAGCAAGAATTGCACCTAATAAAATTGAGACTCCCCAACTCATTCCTAAAAATAAATGTCCAATTAAAGCAATACCTACAATAGAGATAGGCATCAAAAAGCCAATTAAACGCGCCGGAGAAGTCCAGAGATGGAGTCTGAGCGGACGATTCATCTTTAAACCGCAGCTAAACAGAGAAATGAGAACGACCATTTCAGTCAGCCGCTCTAAAAATTCTGCCTCTGGACGGACTTGAATGAGATTGACTCCATAAGGGCTGAGAAAAACGCCAAATAACAGGTAAATGAGTGCATAAGAGAGGGGCAGTCGCGCAATCCAGCCAGAGCCGAGCGTGACAAACAGCAGCAGGATGCCAATAACAAGCAGATCGAGAATGTATATATCCACAAGCTTACGGGGAGGTGAATCGAGAATCTTCCCCAATCTACTGAGCATTTCTAGCAGACCAAAGCCCCACTAGGTAGAAATTTGGCTTGAGTGGAATTTAGTCACAAGACAGGTTGCAAATTTAGTTTTGAACTTCTGCTCTCTCTGCTACTTTCGCACTTGCTTCATTAACCGAGCTGCCCGATCGCCAATTTCTGCCCAATCCCCTCGATCGAGCGCTGCTTTCGGAAAGAGCTGCCCTGACAAGCCCACTGCTACGGCTCCTGCTGCAATAAACTCTGCTGCATTATCGATCGTCACACCTCCCGTAGGAATTAAGGGAATCTGCCCAAGTGGTTCCCGCAAGCTTTTGAGATAGCTGGCTCCGCCGATCGCCTGAATCGGAAATACCTTCACACAGGTTGCGCCTGCCTGCCATGCAGTGACAATTTCACTGGGCGTTAAGGCTCCCGCCACAATTGGCACCTTTAAACTCACGGCGGTTTCAATCAGCTTCAGGTTGGTATGAGGCGTAAACAAAAACTGCGCTCCTGACTCGATCGCCGCTTTCACATCATCCACCGTTAACAGCGTGCCTGCACCAATCCAGCAATCAGGCAGACTCGATCGCAAATGCTGCACCAGATCAGCCGGACGATCGCTATTCCAGGTAATCTCAATCAGACCCATTCCACCTGCCGCAACAGCCTGCGCCATCTGCACCCCCATTTCAACCTGCGGTGCACGAATGACAGCGATTGCCTTTTCTTGCTGTACTTGCGAAAGCCAAGCCACCCTTACCATCGTTCTCCTGACCCGATCGGAAAAGCCCCATCTTGCCATGCCCAAAACTAATTTGACACGATATTGGCGGCTTCCTGAAACAGAGTGGCAACCAGAAGGCTAGGAACCTAGGAACATTGCTCCTGACTCAGCAACACAAACTTAAGCTGATTGCCGACTCGTTGAACAGTTGCCAGCAGCCTCGAATCATATTCCTTGCGGTTACCGCTGGCATCAAAGCTAATGGTCTGTCTCTCTGTGACTGCACTAGGGATTGGTCTGCCTGCCGCAAGCGCGGAGCGAATTTCACTTCGAGTTATGCCTGGCTTCAACGTTGCAGCGATCGCCTGTACTGCCTCATAGGTGAGAGCACTGCGCCGATTGACACCCCCATAGGCATAAGTTTGATTCACTTCGTTCAAAAAAGTTTTTGCACCGCATTGCTCATGCCATTCCACAGCCATCACAAGTTTATTCACCAAAACATTCTCTTTGCCCTCTTTTTCAAAAGCATCAAGCATTTCTTGAGCGTATAGCGTATTTGCTCCCAGAATAGGCTTGTCGCCATTATTCTCAATTAATACAGCCAATGCTCGATCGAATGCCTGAGAATTTCCGGTTTGTCCGTCTGGAAAAACAGCAAGGGCATCAACAGACTGAACCTGGCGGACGGCTTGGTCTGCCTTGAAATCTGGACTCGATAAATCGAACCATTTGACCACACTGCCACCTTTGTTAATCAGGGCTGCCTGGAACTGGTCAAACAAGCTTTTGCTAAAAGCCTCTTGGGAATTGTAGAATGCGGCGACTTTTGGCTGTGCTTTCCCGACTCCACTTTGATCGTGCAGATATTGCTCCAGCGTTTCTGCTTCAACTTCTGTGGTCGAAACCGTCCGAAAGAACACAGGATTCTCATCTGCTCCACAGTCTGACCGCAGATTAGTTGCGGTACTGGTTGGAGAGATCAGCGGCAATCTGCCTCTGACATATGCAGGAAGTGCAGCACAGGTGTTTGGACTGGTGTAATGTCCAATCACTGCCAGTACATCCAGATTGGCGAGCGAACCTGCAACTTGCTTTGCCTGATCTGGGTTGTTGCGATCGTTTGCAATCACGATTTCTAGGTTGGTGCCGCGATCGATCATTGTTTGTTGCGCCAGTGCTGCACCTCGCAGCATATCAATCCCTGGAGCCACGTTTAATGGCACAGCCACCGCAATTTTATAAAGCGGTTTACCTAGCTGATTCCGTTGGCGAGCTTCAGCATTATTGCGAAAGATCAGCAGAATCGGATCGCGTAGGGCAATTAGTGCAGCCTGTCTTTGTTCAGAATTTGCACTGAGGTTCTGGCTTGCCTGCTCCCGAATTTGATCAAATTTGCTAATAGCGATCGCATAGTTGCCCCAGCCAAACTCCATCATGCCCTGCTGCTTCAAGTCCGAATAAGGCTTTGCTAATTCCTGACTATCAAAGACATCTTTTTCGCCTGCACTCACCAGTTGTTCAACAGAGAAGGATGGAGGTGGTGGTAGGGGAGTAAACTCCTTTGAACAAGCAGAGGAAAACAACGAGCAGCGCAGCGATGGCACGACTAATATTCCCAAAACAGCTAGTGCAGCAACAGCACTGATCGTCTGCCAGGGCAGCTTTTTGGACAGCGAATTCGGGAATGAAATTGGCTCAATTTTGGAGTTTCGGGGCTGAGCTGGAGCAGAGGTTTGAGTTGAATTGGATTGACGAAGATTGGAAGGTTCATCTTGCAGATTCAGCGGCAATGTCCCGGTAGGATCATCTGCATTGGAGTCAGGGAATCCAGGATTGATGATAACTGGACTGCTGTTGGGCAATTGCAATGGTTCACCACGACGAATTGCCTTAATACTTTTTAGAATCACGTCCACCGTTTGGGGTCGATCTCTGTAGTTTGAACGCATCAACCAGTTAATTAGCGAAATTAATTCAGCATTCGGGCAGACAGTCTGCCATTCCCAATCGTCCAAATCCAGGTGCGAATTGGAGGGACGTCTGCCGGTCATCAGATATACAAAAGTTCGTCCCAGTGCATAAAAATCAGATTGTGGAACAGCTCGCTGCTGTAGTTGTTCGGGTGCGGAATAGCCTGATGAAGAAACTCTCGTAATCAGTCCGCCACTGAGCACCGTATTCGTCACTTCTCTTGCTGTCCCAAAATCAATTAAGACCAGATCTTCTCCTGCTCTCGCATTTGCTCGTCGAATAATGTTAGAAGGTTTAATATCACGGTGAAAAAAGTTTTTCTTGTGGATATATCCCAGAATAATAGTGATTTGTTCCAGCCAGTCGAGAGCTGTTGCTTCATCAAGCTTTTTATGCTGCTGCACCCACTGTTCTAGGTTCAGTCCCTCGATATATTCCATCACTAAACAGTGAAGAATTTGGCGATCGGGTTCATTCAGCACAAACTGGAAACTATCCCGATATTCAGGAATGCCCCAATGTCTTAACCTTCTCAGCAGCGCTGCTTCTTGCTCAAACAGTTCAACCAGTTTAGGCTCATCAATTTTGAGTGTCTTTAAGACCTCTTTTTTCCTTTGATGAAAGTCTGTAGTCTGAAACACTTCTGTGTAAGGATGATCTTCACAGAGTGGCTGTATCAACCGATAGCTGCGCCCTTGGCTTCCATGAAGAATAAGTGGTGTGCCGCAAAATTGACACACCTGTAGATCGTCTGGATTTTGCCGACTGCTGTGACACCAGGGATTGATGCAATAGCTCATTCACTTAGGCTGAGAAGAACGTGACGGAGAAAAATATAGACAATAGACGGAAAGTGTCCTTAGTTTCCCATAAACCCTATATTTCTGAAAGTGGAAAGCCGACATCGTTCATTTTCAGCGAAGCTAGAGCAAATATCGCCTAAAAAATTGCCTGGTCATTGGCTGTAGCGTGTAAAAAACTTGATGTCCTTCCGACACTTTTGCCAGCAGCGATCGCCGTTCCAGGGCAGACATCGCTTTAATAAAGTCTGAAGAACCTGCATTTTGGAGCAAAGGCTGCTGTCGTAGCTCATCTCGATGCAAAGGCTCAACAGTTGCCAAACAGCACAAGATCGCCCGCTCCAGTGGATTCAGGCATTTCCAGTGCTGCTCTAGGATCATTTCGATCGGTTCTGGAACGACCAGCGTATGTACCAAAAACTCTTCTACCCGACATTGAAATAAATCACTTTGAATTACAGATGCAACAAGCTTTAGAGCAAGGGGATTTCCACCATATCGTTGAACCAACTCTCGACCAGACTGTTCATCAAAAATCAACTCTTTCGTTCTCAAAATATTAAAACAGGCATTCTCATCAAGCTGGGTTAAGCAATAAGCCTGAACGACTCCATTTGCAATAACCGTAATGTCTGACGGTTTCTCTCGAATTGTTACTAAAAGATGACTCTGATGTTTTTGTAAGCTGATCTTTTGCAGCAACGATCGATATCTCTGATAAGTTGCGCGATACTCAACGCATTCTGTCTCTTCCAGGTTTTGCTCGTCAAGAACAATCAGGATACGGCGGCGTCGCAGTTCCTCCAGCAGCTTGGTTTCTAGTGAGCGAAGCGAAAGACCCGATTGCCGTTCGGTACGGCTAATTGCAGATGGCGATAAGCGATCGAGTAATTCAATCAGGGTTCGTTCAACTGGGTCAGCCCAGGCATAAGACTGCCAGACAAAAGCTGTAAACTGCTGCTTGAGCTGATTCGCCAATTTTGCAGCCAGGGCAGTTTTGCCAATTCCTCCCATCCCGTATAGAATTCCTAATTGGCAGCGACTGGTTGGGGAGAACCACTGTTTCAGCTCAACAAATTCTCGATCGCGCCCGTAAAAGTGAGATTCGATCGGCGCAGAGTCCCAGTCTTGTGGCGAAGGGAAACCTGGCATCGGGCAATCGATGATCTCGCTCCAGTCCAACTGGAGAAACTGGCAATATCCCTTAAACGTAGCTCCTCGAATCGGACGTGTGCCATAGACAAATCGCTTCCAGGTTGCTTCAGCCACAGGATATCCTGCCTGTTCCAGGGCATCAAAAGTCTGCTTCTCCTGAATGCCCAACCCCCGCTCTTGCAAGGCTTCCCGAATTCTGGTTTTGCCTTGTTCTGATGCTTTGAAGCACATATCCTGCCATCTCTCCAATATGGGTCATTCTACCGGATCTACAACTGACCTAAATTGCTCCAAAACTGACTTAAAACTGACCTGGATCCGGATCTATTCAGCAACGATCGAACAAGCCATTCTGAAATAAAGCGCGCGCTTCATCCAATTTCCCCTTCCCGTCAAGGAGACTAAACAAATGAGACGCTCAATGTTTCAAGATCCCCCAATCACGCTGCTCAATCAGCCTGTGCCCGCCAGGATAGAAGCGATCGAGGGTTATACGCCTCGCATTAAATATCGCGGTACGAGCTGGGGCTTTAAGCTGTACGGTTCTGAAGCGCCGATTTCGTTCAATCATGGACAAGCTGTCCGGATCGTCGGCATTCAAGGAATTAGCTTGTTGATCCAGTGCTGATCCGGGTTGAGTATCCGTGAGAGCAACAAATCCAAGCAACAAAAAAGCAGGCTCTTGCCTGCTCAAAAAATTCAATTCAGAGTACTTAATGAACTAGGGAATTGAAGCAACTCGGACATTGCTGGTTGCCAACAGCTCTTGCAGTTCTTCAGAATCAACCGTTTCGCGATCGATCAGCATATCTGCCAGATTATTGAGCACCTCGCGGTTTTCTTGCAGCACTTGCTTCGACCGACGATAAGCCTGATCCACCAGGTTACGAACTTCATCATCGATCGCCGCTGCTGTCTCTTCTGAGAAATCGCGTTCTGCTACAATGTCCCGTCCCAGGAACATACCGCCCTGAGAACGACCCAGCGCCACAGGACCGAGCCGATCGCTCATGCCGAAGCGAGTCACCATCTGACGGGCAACGCGTGCGACCTGTTGCAAGTCATTAGAAGCCCCAGTTGTCACTTCTTCTTCACCAAACACCAGTTCTTCAGCAATCCGACCACCCAACGCCACTGCCATCTGGTTTTGCAGATAGGAGCGAGAGTAGAGGCCAGAATCCATCCGATCTTCGCTAGGGGTGAACCAGGTCAAACCACCAGCACGACCCCGAGGAATAATGCTAATTTTTTGCACCGGGTCATAATCTGGCATTAGTGCGCCAACCAGGGCGTGACCCGCCTCATGATATGCCACCAGTTGCTTGCGCTTCTCGCTCATGACACGATCTTTCTTCTCTGGACCTGCCAAAACGCGATCGATCGCATCGTTGACTTCATCCATCGAGATTTCGGTCAGGTTACGCCGCGCCGCCAGAATTGCCGCTTCGTTCAGCAGGTTTGCCAAATCCGCACCCGTGAATCCGGGCGTCCGACGGGCAATCTTCTCTAGATCCACATCCTTCGCTAAGGTTTTACCGCGTGCATGGACATTCAGCACTTCCAACCGTCCAGCATAGTCGGGGCGATCGACCACAACCTGACGGTCAAAACGACCCGGACGCAAGAGAGCAGAATCTAATACATCAGGACGGTTGGTTGCCGCGATGATGATGATGCCTGTGTTGCCCTCAAAACCATCCATCTCGGTGAGTAGCTGGTTCAGGGTTTGTTCGCGCTCATCGTTGCCGCCGCCTAAGCCAGCCCCTCGCTGCCGACCTACTGCGTCAATTTCATCGATGAAGACGATACAGGGCGCATTCGCTTTTGCCTGTTCAAACAGGTCACGTACACGGGACGCACCAACCCCAACAAACATTTCCACGAACTCAGAACCAGAGATGCTGAAGAAGGGAACTCCCGCCTCGCCCGCAACCGCTTTTGCCAGCAGCGTTTTCCCGGTTCCCGGAGGGCCAACCAGCAGCACACCTTTCGGGATTTTGGCTCCGACTGCGGTAAAGCGATCGGCATTCTTTAAAAAGTCAACGACTTCTGCCAGTTCCAGCTTCGCTTGCTCAATTCCAGCCACATCATTAAACGTGACCTGAGTTTGAGGCTCCATTTGAACTCGCGCTTTCGACTTACCAAAATTCATTGCCTGACTGCCCGGACCGCTCTGTGCCCGTCGTAGCACAAAGAACAGCACCACCAGCAGCAGGAATGGAATCAGCAGCGTACTCAGCACTCGCGCCCAAACATTATCTTCGGCTTGAGGCGAAACCGCGATGTCAACGCCATTTTTCTGAAGGATGTCAAGGAGTTCTGGGTCGTTCGGCAGATTCACCGCGATATTTTGACCATCGCTCGTCTTTGCCAACGCCTTGCTGCGATCGGCACTAATCATCACTTTTTCAACCTGACCGCTTTCGACCCGATTGATAAACTGGCTATACCGCCAGGTTGTTGTACTTTGAGGCTGCCGATCGAGCAATGCCGTTGCCAAGAAAATGACAACTACAAGCAAGAGTCCATACAGCCCCGCATTTCTCCACCGCTTATTATTCACCGAGGTCCTTCCTCCTAGTTATCCATGTGCGAGGGGGGAATTTAGCTTCTTAGCTTCTTAATATTAATTAATGTAACTCAATCCTATCAGGATTCTCAGAAAGTCGCTGGCTGATTCCCTACTTCTCCCATTCTAGGCAAGAGCCTCAAAGCCGGGAGCAGATTTCAGGGAAAACCCAAATTTGTTCGATTTCACAATTTGATGTCACGATTTGATACCACGGTAGGGGCGAATGCTTCGCGGCAGAGGATGCACCTTTAACTAAAGCGTTTTGGCGCAAATGCTTCGCCCTTACTCTCAGAAATCCCTTTCATCCTCCACCATTCGATCGCAACAATGCTGTAAATTCCCGTCTGGCTGAAGGATAGAATAGGAAAGCTATTTGATTTGAGTTTGGATTTTGAGTTGCAAAATCGATCGCTGTTTAGACGGTTAGATATCGGTCTGAGACTCGGTGCAATCACAACTCTAAAATCCAAAAAGAGACAACTAAGGATAGGCGGGCAATGCGAATCTCTTTAAATTGGCTACGAGAACTGGTCGATATCAAGATGACCCCAGAAGAGTTAGCCGATCTGCTGACGATGGCAGGATTTGAGGTGGAAGAGATTGAAGACCGCCGCACCTGGGCAGATGGCGTGGTGATTGGGAAAGTTTTGCAGCGAGAGCAGCACCCCAACGCCGACAAGCTGAGCGTCTGTCAGGTTGATATTGGGGCAGGCAAACCTTCCACGATCGTTTGTGGTGCGTCGAATGTCCGGGCAGATATCTTTGTGCCAGTGGCAACGCTGGGGACTTATTTGCCTAAAATTGACCTGAAAATTAAGCCCCGTAAGCTGCGCGATGTGCCTTCGGAAGGAATGATCTGCTCCCTGGCAGAAGTCGGCTTAACAAAAGACTCCGAAGGAATTCACATTTTTCCACAAACTGATTTGAAGGTTGGCAGTGATGCTCGTCCTTACCTCGGTTTGGATGATGTGGTACTTGATCTGACCTCCACAGCAAACCGGGCAGATGCACTGAGCATGATTGGCATTGCCAGAGAAATTGCGGCTCTGACGGGTACAGAACTGCGGCTGCCTCAGATTCCGGAGATTCCAACTCAGCAGGACACCGATCTTTCGATCAAGATCACAGAACCGCAAGCCTGCCCCATCTACATCGGCACGATCGTCGATGGCGTCAAAATTGCCCCTTCTCCCGATTGGCTCCAGCGCCGCTTACAATCAGCCGGAACCCGCCCCATCAACAATGTTGTGGACGTGACGAACTATGTGCTGCTGGAATGGGGACAGCCGCTTCATGCCTTTGATCGCGATCGGCTCCAGGCAGTGACGCAAAGCAAAACGGTGGCGATCGGCGTTCGTTATGCCCATACCGGAGAAACGCTGAAAACCCTGGACGGACAGGATCGATCGCTGCAAGAGCAAAACCTCGTCATTACTGCAGGCGATGTTCCAGTGGCACTGGCAGGTGTGATGGGCGGCGAAACCACTGAAGTTCATGAAGGTACAGCGAATTTGATGCTGGAAGCCGCCATTTTTGATACGGTGTCAATCCGGCGATCGGCGCGGGCTCAGGGTTTACGAACAGAATCTTCGGCGCGCTATGAAAGAGGCGTGAATTCGGCAGAGCTAGAACTGGCTTGTCGTCGTGCCATTCAATTAATCACCGAACTCGCGGGCGGAACCGTTGGCACTCAAGCTGTAGCGGACCATCGCCCCGGACAAACGGCTGCTGCCAGAACGATTGAACTGCGGCTGGAGCGGGTTAATCAAGTCCTGGGACTGATAATTACCAATCCAGAAATCGCTGCTTCTGGCAAAACCGAAGACCTGACGGAAGACGATATTGGCGAACTGCAAGCCGCCGATGTGGAGCGAATTCTGACGGCTCTCGGCTGTCAACTGGCTCCCACTGGGCAGGAAGGCGTCTGGTCGGTCACAGTTCCGCCTTATCGCTATCGTGACCTGGAGCGCGAAATCGATTTAATCGAAGAAGTTGCCCGTCTCCACGGCTACAACAACTTCTGCGACACGCTGCCCAGCAAAACCGAACTCGGCTTCCTCTCGGATGATTTTGCCCTGACTCAAAAAATCCATGCAGCAATGCGAGCAGTTGGGCTTACGGAAGTCATTCACTACTCGTTGGTTAAGTCAGGCGAAGAGAATCAGGTAGTACTCAGCAATCCCTTGTTTGTCGAATATTCTGCGCTGCGTACCGAACTGATTCCAGCCCTAATTGATGCCTTCCAGTACAACCTGGAACAGGGCAACGGCGCACTCAACGCTTTCGAGATTGGCCGAGTGTTCTGGCGCGAAGAAGAAGGACTGAACGAAGCAGACCACATTGCAGGCATTCTCGGCGGTGACTCCTGGCAAGGCAAATGGGTTCGCAGTGGTCGAGAACAGCCGATGACCTGGTTTGAAGCGAAAGGTATCCTCGAAGGCGTCTTCCGAAATCTGGGCCTCGCAGTGGAATATCAGCCCGATCGCCGTCATGCCCTGTTCCACCCCGGACGCACTGCCTCCCTCTGGATTAACGGCAACCGCCTCGGGACATTTGGACAACTCCACCCCCAGGTTTGTCAGGAACGCGGCTTACCCGATCAGGTCTATGTCTTTGAACTCAACCTCGACACGATGCTTGATGGAATGACGCAAGAGCCAAACCTCGTTCCCCTGTTCCAGCCCTATTCCTCCTATCCTGCATCCGATCGAGACATTGCTTTCTTTGCTCCCACTCAGTTCTCTGTTGCCGATATCGAACGATCGATCCGCAAAGCGGGGGGAACGCTACTCGACTCAGTCGATCTGTTTGATGAGTATCGCGGTGAAAACGTGCCTCAAGGCAAACGCAGCCTCGCCTTTCGCCTGGTCTACCGTGCTGCCGATCGCACCCTCACCGACGCTGACATTGAGCCCGTCCATCAAAAAGTTCGCGAAGCTCTGGAAGAAAAATTCCAGGCAGAACTGAGAAGCTGAGCTTGGCTTCAGCAAACAATCTTGGTTCAGCGAACAATATCGTATCAGGGGGATGAAGACATGAGGGATATCAGGATGAACCCTGTTTACGCCCTCTTTCCTTCCTCTGCTCCCCGATTCCCTATCCCCTTCCCTTCCTTCCTCCCCTATGCCCAAATATGTTCTCTGGGGTCGCTATTGCGACAACGTACTGGAAAAACGCGCTCCTTACCGTCAAGCCCACCTCGATCGATTGGCTCAGCTTCAAGCAGCCGGACAGGTGATCACCATTGGACCGACCAAAGATCTATCGATCGTGTTTGGGGTTTACGAAGCGAGTGATGAAGCTGCAGCTCGACAACTGGTTGAAGCTGATCCCTATTGGCAGAATGGCATCTGGACAGAGTATGAAATTATGGAGTGGATTCAGGCATTTTAAGTCTTGATTGGCATTCCTTCTCTAGCTATACTTTTTCGATCGCACAGGGGGGCTATTATCACAAGATGACCCCCTTTTTCGCATCGCAATTGGCATTTCGAGCACTATCTCAAGGAACTAACCCCTCTTTCCTGTGATTGCCCTTACTCCATTTCAACCCGTCTTTTTCCTCGCGCAAGCAGCAACCCCCATCTTGGGAAGTATCTGGCTGGATATCAGTGCCCTGATTTTGATGATTGCTTCTTCTGCTTTTTTCTCTGGCTCAGAAACCGCAATCACAGCGTTTGACAACCTGCGGCTAAGATCCCTGATTAAGGAGCGGGGCGATCAGGGAGGCATCTTTACCCTGGTCCTAGAAAAACGTGCTCGGTTTATCACGACCCTGCTGATTGGCAACACGCTCGTCAACAACTTCTCTGCCGTTCTCACCAGCAACCTGTTTGCCCTCTGGTTTGGCACCAATGAGGCAGTACTGGCTGCGACGCTGCTGGTCACGGTGCTGGTGCTGATTTTTGGCGAAATTACCCCCAAATCGCTAGCAATCAATAATGTGATGCCCACGTTCAAGCTTGTGGTGCGTCCAATTTACTGGCTGTCG
It encodes:
- a CDS encoding DUF565 domain-containing protein, producing MQNTRLSTFVDSLAQRFSQSLRNPWRRLSLLVISLLGGNFLATTISTVAGQKAELDVLAALLLVGFTELISWIVYRRDRVPVPTTNRPATRSLFLETTNGLKLGLIYGLFVEAFKLGS
- a CDS encoding glycerate kinase, translating into MKVAQILTDWVNGKELSSAAKAQLASQRLFDQHHARAWRTTPETVHQTIEQQLVLLRSIYPALAQFCINRLGWQDCPLNLLWELWLPLAEQIADWHQPLQKPLIQGILGGQGTGKTTLAAVLTQILGFLGLRVCRLSLDDLYKTYADRLSLQQFDSRYRWRGPPGTHDVELGLSVLQQLHNAAPTVLIPRFDKSAYGGAGDRTVSETITQVDIVLFEGWFVGVRPIDPATFDHAPPPILTANDRQFARDMNAKLQDYVPLWEQLDRLIVLYPTNYRLSQTWRKEAEQQMKLTGRSGMNDQEVDEFVNYFWQALHPDLFITPMLKDKQVDLVIELDVHHLPIQIYRPDAVETDQSN
- a CDS encoding sodium:proton antiporter, coding for MDIYILDLLVIGILLLFVTLGSGWIARLPLSYALIYLLFGVFLSPYGVNLIQVRPEAEFLERLTEMVVLISLFSCGLKMNRPLRLHLWTSPARLIGFLMPISIVGIALIGHLFLGMSWGVSILLGAILAPTDPVLASEVQLFNPDDQDELRFGLTSEGGLNDAFAFPFVYFGLHWLKDENWQNWFTQWVLVDLIWATAAGLAMGIAIARIVVWIDKRLQQIRPADALMEDFVALSMILLTYSLTELIHGYGFLAVFVAGVVAQRHYHNPEKRSSQIEFTESIEKLLEVGTILLLGSLLRFEPIMRFLPQSLLVAGMLFFVIRPIGAWISTLGEHQNPIRPWLFGWFGIRGVGSLYYLTYALGEGLQDGIGEQIAWITFTTIVLSVVIHGISSTPLMNWYEKHLERRKKRLGEVAEAEISIHSD
- a CDS encoding bifunctional 4-hydroxy-2-oxoglutarate aldolase/2-dehydro-3-deoxy-phosphogluconate aldolase, with translation MVRVAWLSQVQQEKAIAVIRAPQVEMGVQMAQAVAAGGMGLIEITWNSDRPADLVQHLRSSLPDCWIGAGTLLTVDDVKAAIESGAQFLFTPHTNLKLIETAVSLKVPIVAGALTPSEIVTAWQAGATCVKVFPIQAIGGASYLKSLREPLGQIPLIPTGGVTIDNAAEFIAAGAVAVGLSGQLFPKAALDRGDWAEIGDRAARLMKQVRK